The following are from one region of the Mangifera indica cultivar Alphonso chromosome 14, CATAS_Mindica_2.1, whole genome shotgun sequence genome:
- the LOC123195538 gene encoding uncharacterized protein LOC123195538: MTSMENGKQTHHSAPHVTGLDDLEVILNNLRGQQNLTQWGTKNKVQGVETPDIKLNMAVKEAQMKSLSMNGVKSLGNQQSQQSLVHESSTRKINEDAASSLESKRGFFGSLPVFSSLYQSQKKDSQLLDKKDCQLLSNISGVHQGKPGKEQRRRKQPANSALKRLKGENKPSNKDEKACKNGVKKPEKTCKNVENKPIKDGKACENGKNRPSKDEKACKKEDKKKRVPRNWLPKLFGC, from the exons ATGACATCaatggaaaatggaaaacaaactCACCACTCCGCGCCTCATGTTACAGGATTGGATGATTTAGAAGTCATT CTGAATAACTTACGAGGGCAACAAAATTTGACACAATGGGGCACCAAAAACAAGGTTCAAGGAGTGGAGACACCAGATATCAAATTGAATATGGCAGTCAAAGAAGCACAGATGAAAAGTTTATCGATGAACGGAGTGAAATCTCTTGGAAATCAGCAATCTCAG CAAAGCTTGGTGCATGAATCttcaacaagaaaaataaatgaggATGCAGCTTCGAGCCTGGAAAGTAAACGAGGGTTCTTTGGCTCCCTACCAGTTTTCAGCTCTCTATATCAATCTCAGAAAAAAGACTCTCAGTTACTTGACAAAAAGGACTGTCAACTACTTTCAAATATTTCTGGAGTTCATCAG GGAAAACCTGGTAAAGAGCAACGAAGGAGGAAGCAGCCAGCAAATAGTGCTTTGAAGCGTCTGAAAGGGGAGAATAAGCCGAGTAATAAGGATGAAAAAGCATGCAAAAATGGGGTGAAAAAGCCTGAGAAAACATGCAAAAATGTGGAGAATAAGCCAATTAAGGATGGAAAAGCATGCGAAAATGGGAAGAATAGGCCAAGTAAGGATGAAAAAGCTTGCAAAAAAGAGGACAAGAAGAAGAGGGTGCCTAGAAATTGGTTGCCCAAATTATTTGGTTGTTAA
- the LOC123196744 gene encoding mitochondrial carnitine/acylcarnitine carrier-like protein, whose protein sequence is MEDVAKDLISGTVGGAAQLIVGHPFDTIKVKLQSQPAPLPGQPPKYSGAIDAVKQTVAAEGPRGLYKGMGAPLATVAAFNALLFTARGQMEALLRSKPGEPLTVNQQIIAGAGAGVAVSFLACPTELIKCRLQAQSALAGSGSATVAVEYGGPMDVARHVLRSEGGVVGLFKGLVPTMAREVPGNAAMFGVYEGLKQYMAGGQDTSQLGRGSLIVAGGLAGASFWAAVYPTDVVKSVIQVDDYNNPKYSGFKDAFRKIQKTEGIKGLYKGFGPAMARSVPANAACFLAYEVTRSSLG, encoded by the exons ATGGAAGATGTAGCCAAGGATCTAATTTCTGGGACTGTTGGAGGGGCTGCACAATTGATAGTTGGGCACCCATTTGACACCATAAAGGTCAAGCTCCAAAGCCAGCCTGCTCCACTCCCTGGCCAACCTCCCAAGTATTCTGGTGCAATTGATGCTGTCAAGCAAACTGTTGCTGCTGAAGGCCCTAGAGGATTGTACAAGGGTATGGGGGCTCCTCTTGCCACAGTGGCAGCTTTCAATGCCCTCCTCTTCACTGCGAGAGGACAAATGGAGGCATTGCTGAGGTCTAAACCTGGCGAACCCCTTACAGTTAACCAGCAGATTATTGCCGGAGCTGGAGCTGGAGTTGCTGTTTCATTTCTTGCTTGCCCCACTGAGTTGATAAAGTGCAG ATTGCAAGCACAAAGTGCATTAGCAGGTTCTGGTTCCGCCACTGTGGCAGTGGAGTATGGTGGACCAATGGACGTCGCCAGGCATGTTCTCAGATCAGAAGGTGGTGTGGTGGGTCTATTCAAGGGCTTGGTTCCCACTATGGCAAGGGAGGTTCCCGGAAATGCTGCCATGTTTGGTGTCTACGAAGGACTGAAACAGTACATGGCCGGAGGCCAGGACACATCTCAATTGGGAAGAGGCTCTTTAATTGTGGcaggaggtttagctggagcTTCATTCTGGGCAGCTGTCTATCCCACCGATGTTGTAAAAAGCGTTATTCAGGTGGATGACTACAATAATCCCAAGTACTCTGGTTTCAAGGATGCATTTCGGAAGATCCAAAAAACAGAAGGCATCAAAGGCTTGTACAAGGGTTTCGGCCCTGCAATGGCTCGTAGTGTTCCTGCAAATGCAGCATGCTTCTTGGCATATGAGGTGACAAGGTCTAGTTTGGGGTAA
- the LOC123195735 gene encoding abscisic acid receptor PYR1-like, with protein MEIKPETESSSSMEGPETTATYTLHHLTAPSGLTQDEFEGLKGQVVEFHTYQLSQNQSSSLLAQRINAPDDVVWSLVRRFDKPQTYKHFIKSCFVADNFQMTVGSTRDVNVISGLPAETSTERLDILDDERRVTGFSIIGGEHRLRNYRSVTTVHGFHRDGRIWAVVLESYVVDVPDGNTVEDTRLFADTVVKLNLQKLASVAEGLTREGQVI; from the coding sequence ATGGAGATCAAACCTGAGACTGAATCCTCTTCTTCAATGGAGGGCCCAGAAACTACAGCAACGTACACGCTTCATCACTTAACGGCTCCCTCCGGGTTAACTCAGGACGAGTTCGAGGGGTTGAAAGGACAGGTGGTCGAGTTCCACACGTACCAACTCAGCCAAAACCAATCCTCCTCTCTGCTAGCACAGCGCATAAACGCCCCGGACGACGTCGTTTGGTCGCTCGTGAGGCGATTCGACAAGCCCCAGACGTACAAACACTTCATCAAAAGCTGTTTCGTGGCGGACAATTTCCAAATGACAGTAGGGTCCACCAGGGACGTCAACGTCATATCGGGGCTACCGGCGGAGACCAGCACGGAGAGGCTTGACATTCTGGACGACGAGAGGCGGGTAACGGGGTTTAGTATTATCGGAGGTGAACATAGGTTGAGGAATTACAGGTCGGTCACAACGGTGCATGGTTTCCACCGTGACGGCAGGATCTGGGCAGTTGTTTTAGAATCATACGTCGTTGATGTGCCCGACGGGAACACCGTGGAGGACACGCGTCTCTTCGCAGATACGGTGGTGAAGTTAAACTTGCAGAAGCTGGCTTCAGTCGCTGAAGGGCTGACACGGGAGGGTCAGGTGATAtga